The Amphiprion ocellaris isolate individual 3 ecotype Okinawa chromosome 6, ASM2253959v1, whole genome shotgun sequence genome contains a region encoding:
- the spef2 gene encoding sperm flagellar protein 2 isoform X1, whose translation MSDILCRWLNQDLRLSKAVESDTFASDFSSGYLIGEVLHKYQLQKDFSMFMKKDTSISKVNNFTRIEPTLKLLGMSFDINTAQDLMQEKQGAATHLLHQLYVLLEKNKKAEIGGTMMEIMQPAANANLHKKEHEIYSDRLHQVVKRDAELKLQKMPPHYGDKSQQWCDRSVVTHPIHPKKRLKIPDEKQMKDGEKLQVCHQRHSDMTSNQATNIQVNKLHLRTLQLDLKKRQQQQQKQQQRKERQAQTVQTEIAQFETNRKKLVTSGFGSSSSGQPFPTDFLLGSGSQACEVPGSETKMTLQSNSKYIQEIRQRLEENAVACEQRKKRVDRFLVEQFKAHEAQEEAQREEQLVRRLTRQTRQEQRLATQLLQMRMQKEVIRENRLFREQQYQQRRERDFREALDREAVLAQQAKLDCAEEIGKELEFCNRIAAERAQNRYKKHFQICKDILEQITDLATKVGEYRLLTGNLIPGKLMREWKELLFRGLPLFEPVKGHRPEFSTPLDPVELKKQDTLNDQDYDEYTHMVGEWTWPEEAGETQLPPGNNNVLGHVVHRLRNIVHPPVMEPSPVFPHFSIKACVLGKICSGKTTCVTKIAEAHGICVLSADSLIEEAVNAYKNGEEKVQDTQQQAEKDIEQLLTSSTSLKSDLDTEEECKDSIARLSTRAIHGAAAENELRKGKAIPDELLVGIIVEAISQIPAQSGWILDGFPVDITQAHLLEKALGGSVGVEKEVLNSRTNLAADPNPPKPPPPPAPVLDLAMLLDVPDACAVKRAFSHIGADTDTAAATTSQSTDKNLYLAQIPHRIAGFQENWPELEKWYGGKQNILVRVDADVDDDELYSRVESILQLVMLETQEALATPPVKDVMLDDAKAPESSSSATPQPVNQPPAPTDKKLGPKESHSSLKEEKVRSVTPLSKSNMHSPRGHSGNVSASSVSNNSQAVAKNPKESISSRPTSSRQEYVDEPLLSEVPGYLSLYWDELCDSYVNSIRTVMQQLRSQRTDINHHMYNIREGYKHYLGRPDLKQELVSQWQKDFNGVPDNMREDEETTAELHMRLDGLRERLWDISDKRKEEDEQERDALLYDNWLEDHTAVLINHHSALMQVELKRFQQTLWFLRAYYLSMYKQTLPEPPSKFADICLLETPVTQDQNERRPDSSKGVSETKGQDQTGPVKQPEEKLISDYEEALTAINRLVSAEAHKGETKKQEEKPQEKEKEKEEKEKEKASASAKKMKQGKQSAKKQKGPPSPPLAPTPAPPDDKNTEKTEKTRDQKVREKIRKEHAAALNHEGNAAKVRLALVKGHGLVMVHSLQSRAEQTFSSMQKWLEAHYLAEMKSIDQLSDVVFHHIEAGDKLQNKLVLKCSDFYLNGDCHMVPSHAPPRPPPLEKPTQSTPTIIQLESLHRKLCNIAPSGLMSSSELSRFLKYVTFGKNDRNILPEPWMGKSETQVMELVSLLMDEYKLIDWRRFVLSAALPWPFPSLTQLLAVLQRFRAADAGDTGYVHKEQYLKIELWFSNESVQTVPEDPSEPVPYDRLANLREFFFQLFADHSFSPPRLDYVSMLQYFAADPNPRQGFIRALSVVLGQHLKHSSLDHLVKSMPCMEEATELTSIELDGNYKEEETPGASGSLSEEQEVSISALLAVICHQVSKMKDSTHCYPECPSQEKLTEVFRTLEYKPEDRVPFSILSQHPFIQGRLETSKHYQLVNIHRVLLACQDEGEPDSFIVS comes from the exons ATGTCGGATATATTGTGCAGGTGGCTGAACCAGGACCTCCGGCTGTCAAAAGCTGTTG AGTCAGACACCTTTGCCAGTGATTTCTCCAGTGGCTACCTAATTGGGGAGGTTCTGCATAAATATCAGCTGCAGAAGGATTTCAGTATGTTTATGAAGAAAGA CACCTCCATCTCCAAAGTGAATAATTTTACCCGCATCGAGCCAACTCTCAAGTTACTGGGGATGTCCTTCGACATAAACACAGCCCAAGACCTGATGCAGGAGAAGCAGGGTGCTGCCACACACCTGCTTCACCAACTCTATGTCTTACTTGAGAAGAATAAGAAAGCAGAAATTGGTGGGACAATGATGGAAATTATGCAGCCTGCAGCCAACGCAAACTTGCACAAAAAGGAGCATGAAATCTACTCTGAT CGACTGCATCAGGTAGTGAAACGTGATGCAGAGCTGAAGCTTCAGAAAATGCCTCCGCACTATGGGGATAAATCCCAGCAATGGTGCGACCGGTCTGTGGTGACCCATCCTATCCATCCAAAGAAACGACTCAAAATTCcggatgaaaaacaaatgaaggatGGTGAGAAG ctgcaggtgtgccATCAGAGGCACAGTGACATGACTTCTAACCAGGCCACTAATATCCAGGTGAACAAGCTACATCTGCGCACTTTACAGCTTGACCTAAAgaagagacagcagcagcagcagaagcagcagcagcgcaaAGAACGACAAGCACAG ACAGTCCAGACTGAAATTGCCCAGTttgagacaaacagaaagaaactggTTACTTCTGGTTTTGGTTCCTCTTCTAG TGGTCAGCCCTTCCCTACAGATTTCCTCCTTGGTAGCGGCAGCCAGGCCTGTGAAGTCCCTGGAAGTGAAACTAAGATGACGTTACAATCCAATAGCAAGTATATACAGGAGATCCGACAGAGGCTGGAGGAGAATGCTGTAGCATgtgaacagagaaagaaaagagtagACAGATTCCTGGTGGAGCAGTTCAAGGCCCATGAAGCTCAAGAG GAGGCGCAGCGAGAGGAGCAGCTAGTGAGGCGTCTGACACGTCAGACTCGGCAGGAGCAGCGTTTGGCAACACAGCTACTGCAAATGCGTATGCAGAAGGAGGTGATTCGAGAGAATCGCCTGTTCAGAGAGCAGCAGTACCAGCAGCGGAGGGAGAGGGACTTCAGGGAAGCTCTGGACAGGGAGGCG GTTTTGGCTCAGCAGGCTAAGTTGGACTGTGCAGAGGAGATCGGAAAGGAGCTTGAATTCTGTAACAGGATTGCTGCTGAGCGAGCTCAAAACAGATACAAGAAACACTTTCAGATCTGCAAGGACATTTTGGAGCAGATAACAGACTTGGCAACTAAGGTTGGAGAATATCGACTGCTCACTGGAAA TCTGATTCCAGGGAAACTGATGAGAGAGTGGAAGGAATTGCTGTTCAGGGGCCTCCCTCTCTTTGAGCCGGTAAAGGGCCACCGGCCAGAGTTTTCTACTCCACTAGACCCCGTAGAGCTTAAGAAGCAAGACACACTCAACGATCAGGATTATGATGAATACACT CATATGGTAGGTGAGTGGACGTGGCCAGAGGAAGCAGGGGAGACACAATTACCCCCAGGCAACAACAACGTTCTTGGACATGTTGTCCACCGACTGAGGAACATTGTTCATCCACCCGTCATGGAGCCGTCACCTGTATTTCCTCACTTTAGCATCAAGGCCTGTGTCCTGGGGAAGATTTGCTCTGGCAAAACCACCTGCGTGACCAAGATTGCTGAAG CACATGGCATCTGTGTCTTATCAGCAGACTCACTGATTGAGGAGGCAGTGAATGCTTATAAGAATGGAGAGGAG AAAGTACAGGACACACAACAGCAGGCAGAGAAGGACATTGAGCAACTGCTTACATCTTCCACATCACTAAAATCTG aTCTTGATACTGAAGAGGAATGTAAAGACAGTATTGCAAGA CTGTCTACACGTGCCATACATGGAGCAGCTGCTGAAAATGAGCTGAGGAAAGGGAAGGCCATCCCTGATGAGCTGTTAGTGGGCATTATAGTAGAGGCGATCAG TCAGATTCCAGCTCAGTCAGGTTGGATCTTGGATGGTTTTCCAGTAGACATCACTCAGGCCCACCTATTAGAGAAAGCCCTGGGTGGATCTGTAGGCGTAGAGAAGGAAGTTTTGAACAGCAGGACCAACCTTGCTGCTGATCCCAATCCACCCAAGCCTCCACCCCCTCCTGCACCTGTGCTGGACTTGGCCATGCTACTGGACGTCCCTGATGCGTGTGCGGTCAAACGTGCATTCAGTCACATAG GTGCAGATACAGATACGGCTGCTGCTACAACTTCCCAATCCACAGACAAGAACTTGTATCTGGCACAGATTCCAcacag GATCGCAGGTTTTCAGGAAAACTGGCCAGAACTAGAGAAATGGTATGGTGGAAAGCAAAACATTTTGGTCCGTGTTGATGCAGATGTAGATGACGATGAACTTTACAGCAGGGTGGAGTCTATCCTGCAACTAGTTATGCTGGAAACACAAGAAG CTCTTGCCACACCGCCTGTAAAAGACGTAATGCTAGATGATGCAAAAGCTCCAGAATCTTCTTCTTCAGCCACACCTCAACCTGTAAACCAACCTCCAGCACCCACGGACAAGAAGCTCGGCCCCAAAGAGTCTCATTCTAgcctaaaagaagaaaaagtcagAAGTGTGACGCCACTCTCCAAATCCAACATGCACTCTCCTAGAG GACACTCTGGAAACGTGTCAGCGTCTTCAGTGTCCAATAACTCTCAAGCAGTTGCCAAGAACCCAAAAGAGTCCATTTCTTCCCGTCCAACTTCATCCAGACAGGAATACGTGGATGAACCTCTTCTCTCA GAGGTACCGGGGTACCTGTCTCTTTACTGGGATGAATTGTGTGATTCTTATGTGAACAGCATAAGGACAGTAATGCAGCAGCTGCGCTCACAGCGCACTGATATTAATCATCACATGTACAACATCAG AGAGGGTTACAAGCATTACTTGGGGCGTCCAGATTTAAAGCAAGAGTTGGTGTCACAGTGGCAAAAGGATTTTAATGGCGTACCTGATAATATGAGAGAAGATGAGGAAACCACTGCGGAGCTACACATGAGACTGGAT GGACTGCGTGAACGTTTGTGGGACATTAGTGACAAGCGTAAGGAGGAGGACGAGCAAGAAAGGGATGCTCTCTTGTATGACAACTGGCTGGAAGACCACACTGCTGTCCTGATCAACCACCACTCTGCACTAATGCAG GTGGAGTTGAAACGTTTCCAGCAGACCCTCTGGTTTCTCAGGGCCTACTATTTGAGCATGTACAAGCAGACGCTGCCTGAACCACCTTCCAAATTTGCAGATATCTGCCTACTGGAGACCCCAGTAACTCAGGATCAGAATGAGAG ACGTCCTGACTCCTCAAAGGGAGTCTCTGAGACGAAAGGCCAGGATCAGACAGGCCCTGTTAAG CAGCCAGAGGAGAAACTGATCTCTGACTATGAAGAAGCACTCACAGCCATCAACAGATTG GTGTCAGCAGAAGCCCACAAGGGGGAGACAAAAAAGCAGGAGGAGAAACCACaagagaaggaaaaggaaaaagaggagaaagagaaagagaaggccTCTGCAAgtgcaaagaaaatgaaacaaggaaaacagtcagcaaaaaaacagaaag GTCCACCAAGCCCACCTCTGGCACCCACCCCTGCACCACctgatgacaaaaacacagagaagacagagaagACTCGTGATCAGAAAGTTAGAGAAAAAATACGTAAAGAACATGCAGCTGCACTGAATCACGAGg GTAATGCAGCAAAGGTGCGCTTGGCACTAGTAAAAGGTCATGGTCTGGTGATGGTGCACTCCCTGCAAAGCAGAGCAGAACAGACCTTTAGCAGTATGCAGAAGTGGTTAGAAGCACATTATCTTGCAGAAATGAAGAG TATTGACCAGTTATCAGATGTAGTTTTCCACCACATAGAGGCTGGTGATAAGCTCCAGAATAAGCTGGTGTTG AAATGTTCTGACTTCTATCTGAATGGAGACTGCCATATGGTACCTAGCCATGCTCCACCTCGTCCACCCCCTTTGGAGAAACCCACACAGTCCACCCCAACTATCATTCAGCTAGAGTCACTCCACCGAAAGCTATGCAACATTGCTCCATCAG GTCTCATGTCCAGTTCTGAGCTCTCCAGGTTTCTTAAGTATGTCACCTTTGGtaaaaacgacagaaacatcTTGCCTGAGCCCTGGATGGGCAAAAGTGAAACACAG GTGATGGAACTTGTATCTTTACTAATGGACGAGTATAAGCTGATAGACTGGCGGCGGTTTGTGCTGAGTGCTGCTCTCCCTTGGCCATTTCCCTCCTTAACACAGCTGCTGGCTGTGCTACAACGTTTCAGGGCAGCAGATGCTGGAGACACAGGCTATGTACACAAGGAACAGTATCTAAAG ATAGAGTTGTGGTTTTCAAATGAGAGTGTCCAGACTGTTCCTGAGGACCCCTCTGAACCTGTACCCTATGACCGTCTGGCTAACTTACGGGAG TtctttttccagctgtttgcagACCACTCCTTCTCTCCCCCTCGACTGGATTACGTTTCCATGCTGCAGTACTTTGCAGCCGACCCCAACCCCAGACAGGGTTTCATCAGAGCACTCAGTGTCGTACTGGGGCAACATCTCAAGCACTCCTCACTGGACCATCTTGTTAAG TCTATGCCCTGTATGGAAGAGGCTACAGAGCTCACCTCCATAGAACTTGATGGAAATTACAAGGAAGAAGAGACTCCAGGAGCATCAGGCAGTTTGTCTGAGGAGCAGGAAGTGTCCATCTCTGCTCTCCTTGCTGTCATCTGCCACCAAGTCTCCAAGATGAAGGACAGCACCCACTGTTATCCAGAATGCCCAAGTCAGGAGAAGCTCACTGAG GTATTCAGAACGCTGGAATACAAGCCAGAGGACCGTGTACCATTCTCCATTCTCTCTCAGCATCCATTCATCCAGGGCCGGTTGGAGACCTCAAAACACTACCAGCTTGTA AACATTCATAGGGTGCTGCTTGCATGTCAGGATGAAGGAGAGCCAGACAGTTTCATAGTTTCCTAA
- the spef2 gene encoding sperm flagellar protein 2 isoform X2 codes for MSDILCRWLNQDLRLSKAVESDTFASDFSSGYLIGEVLHKYQLQKDFSMFMKKDTSISKVNNFTRIEPTLKLLGMSFDINTAQDLMQEKQGAATHLLHQLYVLLEKNKKAEIGGTMMEIMQPAANANLHKKEHEIYSDRLHQVVKRDAELKLQKMPPHYGDKSQQWCDRSVVTHPIHPKKRLKIPDEKQMKDGEKLQVCHQRHSDMTSNQATNIQVNKLHLRTLQLDLKKRQQQQQKQQQRKERQAQTVQTEIAQFETNRKKLVTSGFGSSSSGQPFPTDFLLGSGSQACEVPGSETKMTLQSNSKYIQEIRQRLEENAVACEQRKKRVDRFLVEQFKAHEAQEEAQREEQLVRRLTRQTRQEQRLATQLLQMRMQKEVIRENRLFREQQYQQRRERDFREALDREAVLAQQAKLDCAEEIGKELEFCNRIAAERAQNRYKKHFQICKDILEQITDLATKVGEYRLLTGNLIPGKLMREWKELLFRGLPLFEPVKGHRPEFSTPLDPVELKKQDTLNDQDYDEYTHMVGEWTWPEEAGETQLPPGNNNVLGHVVHRLRNIVHPPVMEPSPVFPHFSIKACVLGKICSGKTTCVTKIAEAHGICVLSADSLIEEAVNAYKNGEEKVQDTQQQAEKDIEQLLTSSTSLKSDLDTEEECKDSIARLSTRAIHGAAAENELRKGKAIPDELLVGIIVEAISQIPAQSGWILDGFPVDITQAHLLEKALGGSVGVEKEVLNSRTNLAADPNPPKPPPPPAPVLDLAMLLDVPDACAVKRAFSHIGADTDTAAATTSQSTDKNLYLAQIPHRIAGFQENWPELEKWYGGKQNILVRVDADVDDDELYSRVESILQLVMLETQEALATPPVKDVMLDDAKAPESSSSATPQPVNQPPAPTDKKLGPKESHSSLKEEKVRSVTPLSKSNMHSPRGHSGNVSASSVSNNSQAVAKNPKESISSRPTSSRQEYVDEPLLSEVPGYLSLYWDELCDSYVNSIRTVMQQLRSQRTDINHHMYNIREGYKHYLGRPDLKQELVSQWQKDFNGVPDNMREDEETTAELHMRLDGLRERLWDISDKRKEEDEQERDALLYDNWLEDHTAVLINHHSALMQVELKRFQQTLWFLRAYYLSMYKQTLPEPPSKFADICLLETPVTQDQNERRPDSSKGVSETKGQDQTGPVKPEEKLISDYEEALTAINRLVSAEAHKGETKKQEEKPQEKEKEKEEKEKEKASASAKKMKQGKQSAKKQKGPPSPPLAPTPAPPDDKNTEKTEKTRDQKVREKIRKEHAAALNHEGNAAKVRLALVKGHGLVMVHSLQSRAEQTFSSMQKWLEAHYLAEMKSIDQLSDVVFHHIEAGDKLQNKLVLKCSDFYLNGDCHMVPSHAPPRPPPLEKPTQSTPTIIQLESLHRKLCNIAPSGLMSSSELSRFLKYVTFGKNDRNILPEPWMGKSETQVMELVSLLMDEYKLIDWRRFVLSAALPWPFPSLTQLLAVLQRFRAADAGDTGYVHKEQYLKIELWFSNESVQTVPEDPSEPVPYDRLANLREFFFQLFADHSFSPPRLDYVSMLQYFAADPNPRQGFIRALSVVLGQHLKHSSLDHLVKSMPCMEEATELTSIELDGNYKEEETPGASGSLSEEQEVSISALLAVICHQVSKMKDSTHCYPECPSQEKLTEVFRTLEYKPEDRVPFSILSQHPFIQGRLETSKHYQLVNIHRVLLACQDEGEPDSFIVS; via the exons ATGTCGGATATATTGTGCAGGTGGCTGAACCAGGACCTCCGGCTGTCAAAAGCTGTTG AGTCAGACACCTTTGCCAGTGATTTCTCCAGTGGCTACCTAATTGGGGAGGTTCTGCATAAATATCAGCTGCAGAAGGATTTCAGTATGTTTATGAAGAAAGA CACCTCCATCTCCAAAGTGAATAATTTTACCCGCATCGAGCCAACTCTCAAGTTACTGGGGATGTCCTTCGACATAAACACAGCCCAAGACCTGATGCAGGAGAAGCAGGGTGCTGCCACACACCTGCTTCACCAACTCTATGTCTTACTTGAGAAGAATAAGAAAGCAGAAATTGGTGGGACAATGATGGAAATTATGCAGCCTGCAGCCAACGCAAACTTGCACAAAAAGGAGCATGAAATCTACTCTGAT CGACTGCATCAGGTAGTGAAACGTGATGCAGAGCTGAAGCTTCAGAAAATGCCTCCGCACTATGGGGATAAATCCCAGCAATGGTGCGACCGGTCTGTGGTGACCCATCCTATCCATCCAAAGAAACGACTCAAAATTCcggatgaaaaacaaatgaaggatGGTGAGAAG ctgcaggtgtgccATCAGAGGCACAGTGACATGACTTCTAACCAGGCCACTAATATCCAGGTGAACAAGCTACATCTGCGCACTTTACAGCTTGACCTAAAgaagagacagcagcagcagcagaagcagcagcagcgcaaAGAACGACAAGCACAG ACAGTCCAGACTGAAATTGCCCAGTttgagacaaacagaaagaaactggTTACTTCTGGTTTTGGTTCCTCTTCTAG TGGTCAGCCCTTCCCTACAGATTTCCTCCTTGGTAGCGGCAGCCAGGCCTGTGAAGTCCCTGGAAGTGAAACTAAGATGACGTTACAATCCAATAGCAAGTATATACAGGAGATCCGACAGAGGCTGGAGGAGAATGCTGTAGCATgtgaacagagaaagaaaagagtagACAGATTCCTGGTGGAGCAGTTCAAGGCCCATGAAGCTCAAGAG GAGGCGCAGCGAGAGGAGCAGCTAGTGAGGCGTCTGACACGTCAGACTCGGCAGGAGCAGCGTTTGGCAACACAGCTACTGCAAATGCGTATGCAGAAGGAGGTGATTCGAGAGAATCGCCTGTTCAGAGAGCAGCAGTACCAGCAGCGGAGGGAGAGGGACTTCAGGGAAGCTCTGGACAGGGAGGCG GTTTTGGCTCAGCAGGCTAAGTTGGACTGTGCAGAGGAGATCGGAAAGGAGCTTGAATTCTGTAACAGGATTGCTGCTGAGCGAGCTCAAAACAGATACAAGAAACACTTTCAGATCTGCAAGGACATTTTGGAGCAGATAACAGACTTGGCAACTAAGGTTGGAGAATATCGACTGCTCACTGGAAA TCTGATTCCAGGGAAACTGATGAGAGAGTGGAAGGAATTGCTGTTCAGGGGCCTCCCTCTCTTTGAGCCGGTAAAGGGCCACCGGCCAGAGTTTTCTACTCCACTAGACCCCGTAGAGCTTAAGAAGCAAGACACACTCAACGATCAGGATTATGATGAATACACT CATATGGTAGGTGAGTGGACGTGGCCAGAGGAAGCAGGGGAGACACAATTACCCCCAGGCAACAACAACGTTCTTGGACATGTTGTCCACCGACTGAGGAACATTGTTCATCCACCCGTCATGGAGCCGTCACCTGTATTTCCTCACTTTAGCATCAAGGCCTGTGTCCTGGGGAAGATTTGCTCTGGCAAAACCACCTGCGTGACCAAGATTGCTGAAG CACATGGCATCTGTGTCTTATCAGCAGACTCACTGATTGAGGAGGCAGTGAATGCTTATAAGAATGGAGAGGAG AAAGTACAGGACACACAACAGCAGGCAGAGAAGGACATTGAGCAACTGCTTACATCTTCCACATCACTAAAATCTG aTCTTGATACTGAAGAGGAATGTAAAGACAGTATTGCAAGA CTGTCTACACGTGCCATACATGGAGCAGCTGCTGAAAATGAGCTGAGGAAAGGGAAGGCCATCCCTGATGAGCTGTTAGTGGGCATTATAGTAGAGGCGATCAG TCAGATTCCAGCTCAGTCAGGTTGGATCTTGGATGGTTTTCCAGTAGACATCACTCAGGCCCACCTATTAGAGAAAGCCCTGGGTGGATCTGTAGGCGTAGAGAAGGAAGTTTTGAACAGCAGGACCAACCTTGCTGCTGATCCCAATCCACCCAAGCCTCCACCCCCTCCTGCACCTGTGCTGGACTTGGCCATGCTACTGGACGTCCCTGATGCGTGTGCGGTCAAACGTGCATTCAGTCACATAG GTGCAGATACAGATACGGCTGCTGCTACAACTTCCCAATCCACAGACAAGAACTTGTATCTGGCACAGATTCCAcacag GATCGCAGGTTTTCAGGAAAACTGGCCAGAACTAGAGAAATGGTATGGTGGAAAGCAAAACATTTTGGTCCGTGTTGATGCAGATGTAGATGACGATGAACTTTACAGCAGGGTGGAGTCTATCCTGCAACTAGTTATGCTGGAAACACAAGAAG CTCTTGCCACACCGCCTGTAAAAGACGTAATGCTAGATGATGCAAAAGCTCCAGAATCTTCTTCTTCAGCCACACCTCAACCTGTAAACCAACCTCCAGCACCCACGGACAAGAAGCTCGGCCCCAAAGAGTCTCATTCTAgcctaaaagaagaaaaagtcagAAGTGTGACGCCACTCTCCAAATCCAACATGCACTCTCCTAGAG GACACTCTGGAAACGTGTCAGCGTCTTCAGTGTCCAATAACTCTCAAGCAGTTGCCAAGAACCCAAAAGAGTCCATTTCTTCCCGTCCAACTTCATCCAGACAGGAATACGTGGATGAACCTCTTCTCTCA GAGGTACCGGGGTACCTGTCTCTTTACTGGGATGAATTGTGTGATTCTTATGTGAACAGCATAAGGACAGTAATGCAGCAGCTGCGCTCACAGCGCACTGATATTAATCATCACATGTACAACATCAG AGAGGGTTACAAGCATTACTTGGGGCGTCCAGATTTAAAGCAAGAGTTGGTGTCACAGTGGCAAAAGGATTTTAATGGCGTACCTGATAATATGAGAGAAGATGAGGAAACCACTGCGGAGCTACACATGAGACTGGAT GGACTGCGTGAACGTTTGTGGGACATTAGTGACAAGCGTAAGGAGGAGGACGAGCAAGAAAGGGATGCTCTCTTGTATGACAACTGGCTGGAAGACCACACTGCTGTCCTGATCAACCACCACTCTGCACTAATGCAG GTGGAGTTGAAACGTTTCCAGCAGACCCTCTGGTTTCTCAGGGCCTACTATTTGAGCATGTACAAGCAGACGCTGCCTGAACCACCTTCCAAATTTGCAGATATCTGCCTACTGGAGACCCCAGTAACTCAGGATCAGAATGAGAG ACGTCCTGACTCCTCAAAGGGAGTCTCTGAGACGAAAGGCCAGGATCAGACAGGCCCTGTTAAG CCAGAGGAGAAACTGATCTCTGACTATGAAGAAGCACTCACAGCCATCAACAGATTG GTGTCAGCAGAAGCCCACAAGGGGGAGACAAAAAAGCAGGAGGAGAAACCACaagagaaggaaaaggaaaaagaggagaaagagaaagagaaggccTCTGCAAgtgcaaagaaaatgaaacaaggaaaacagtcagcaaaaaaacagaaag GTCCACCAAGCCCACCTCTGGCACCCACCCCTGCACCACctgatgacaaaaacacagagaagacagagaagACTCGTGATCAGAAAGTTAGAGAAAAAATACGTAAAGAACATGCAGCTGCACTGAATCACGAGg GTAATGCAGCAAAGGTGCGCTTGGCACTAGTAAAAGGTCATGGTCTGGTGATGGTGCACTCCCTGCAAAGCAGAGCAGAACAGACCTTTAGCAGTATGCAGAAGTGGTTAGAAGCACATTATCTTGCAGAAATGAAGAG TATTGACCAGTTATCAGATGTAGTTTTCCACCACATAGAGGCTGGTGATAAGCTCCAGAATAAGCTGGTGTTG AAATGTTCTGACTTCTATCTGAATGGAGACTGCCATATGGTACCTAGCCATGCTCCACCTCGTCCACCCCCTTTGGAGAAACCCACACAGTCCACCCCAACTATCATTCAGCTAGAGTCACTCCACCGAAAGCTATGCAACATTGCTCCATCAG GTCTCATGTCCAGTTCTGAGCTCTCCAGGTTTCTTAAGTATGTCACCTTTGGtaaaaacgacagaaacatcTTGCCTGAGCCCTGGATGGGCAAAAGTGAAACACAG GTGATGGAACTTGTATCTTTACTAATGGACGAGTATAAGCTGATAGACTGGCGGCGGTTTGTGCTGAGTGCTGCTCTCCCTTGGCCATTTCCCTCCTTAACACAGCTGCTGGCTGTGCTACAACGTTTCAGGGCAGCAGATGCTGGAGACACAGGCTATGTACACAAGGAACAGTATCTAAAG ATAGAGTTGTGGTTTTCAAATGAGAGTGTCCAGACTGTTCCTGAGGACCCCTCTGAACCTGTACCCTATGACCGTCTGGCTAACTTACGGGAG TtctttttccagctgtttgcagACCACTCCTTCTCTCCCCCTCGACTGGATTACGTTTCCATGCTGCAGTACTTTGCAGCCGACCCCAACCCCAGACAGGGTTTCATCAGAGCACTCAGTGTCGTACTGGGGCAACATCTCAAGCACTCCTCACTGGACCATCTTGTTAAG TCTATGCCCTGTATGGAAGAGGCTACAGAGCTCACCTCCATAGAACTTGATGGAAATTACAAGGAAGAAGAGACTCCAGGAGCATCAGGCAGTTTGTCTGAGGAGCAGGAAGTGTCCATCTCTGCTCTCCTTGCTGTCATCTGCCACCAAGTCTCCAAGATGAAGGACAGCACCCACTGTTATCCAGAATGCCCAAGTCAGGAGAAGCTCACTGAG GTATTCAGAACGCTGGAATACAAGCCAGAGGACCGTGTACCATTCTCCATTCTCTCTCAGCATCCATTCATCCAGGGCCGGTTGGAGACCTCAAAACACTACCAGCTTGTA AACATTCATAGGGTGCTGCTTGCATGTCAGGATGAAGGAGAGCCAGACAGTTTCATAGTTTCCTAA